From Platichthys flesus chromosome 19, fPlaFle2.1, whole genome shotgun sequence:
CGTTGTCTCTCGAGCATCCTGTGAAAGGCCAGTTTCACCGAAAAAGACAATAACCACCGGTCGTATTTACATGTGGCTTCCGATGTCACTGTAACATatacaaagaacaaaaaggcactgtgacaaaatgtcaaaaacatttaaatgtgtacAAAAAGTAAACGTGAGGAGGAAAACCGGGCGTCGTCCGTGCGTTGGAAGCAAAAAGGCTGACGTTGAGAATTATTTGTATTGAGACAGTTTATCATTAATTTATGCTGAGTCCATTTGCTCCGCAGATCTGTCTAACAAGGCCTGAGGTAAAACACAGATCAGATTTGATCACTCCAATAATAAAACGTGTATCCACGGAGGAACGGGCATTAATCTGTGGTGCAGCACTTACAGTCTGCTAGTGGCCTCATAGTTTTATTAGGATGTCGGGCAAATAAAAAGTGATTAGCTGCACATTGAGACCGGACGCAGCATAACTTTGAAAAGCCAGCTGACAGAGATTAGGGTTATGAATCTTTAGCCTGTGTCCAGAGGTGAAAATGCCTCAATCcatatttaataaatacaaaatacagtgTCAAACATGAAACTTTGGTAAGTGTATTACAGGATTATGAAAACTGTCCACATTCTTCCTTTTCTATCGTTTAATTTATCAGTGATTCTAGTCGGTAAGTGAGTGTTTTTGCTATTTCGTCCATTTCTCTGTGACTGTGCACCTCATGTCTTCGTCAGGTCAAGTCTGTGGCAGGATATTGTTTTGTTCAAAGGTTCCGAGTGGACGGCGAGTAAGAGACATGGCTCTCGTGCGTTTAGTATTAACACAAACGGGGTGGGTGGTTTTCACAGTATCTCCACAGGATCCAACTTTCTGGAGGCCGAGATGTTGACTTGATCATTGCTGGTCTTTCTCAAACCACTTATCTCCACGAACACACGCTTCCCTAGTCCTAAAAATGAGCGGTTACTTCAGTGGGTAGAGCAGTTCCGCGGtgtggcagagagacagagggtgagcCGAGGAAAAGTACTGACAGCACAGCCAGTCCTCCAGCTCCGCGTTCCTCTCGGGCTCCAGCGAGCGCTCGGCGAACTTCATCATCAGCAGCGCTCGCTTCACGTCCAGCCAGTTGAGGAGGCCCTCGTGTCGAGACCCGTCGACGAAGACCCCGCCCTGCCCTtgtctctccagctgctgctccatcagGTCCTTCCTGGGGCCCCAGAGCAGGCTCTGCAGGATGCGCTTGGCCTCCTGAATGTGGATTCGTTTGATGGGGTCGGGTTGGAGCAGGAGCTGGGCCAGCCTCTGGAGGCCGGCGGAGTagagggagacgggggggaTGGGGGGCAGCTCCTCGCAGCGGTAGTCTTGCTCCTTCAGCGCCGGACTCACCTCGAACGGGTTGGGCTGGTGGAGGAGCTCGTAGATCAAGATGCCCGTCTGGAACTCGTCAAATTTACGGTACTGGGCTGCAGAGACGATCTCGGGTGCCAGCCTGGCGTGGCTGCGTTTGGTGCGAGGGTCCACGTTGGTTGAGGCAGCGTCCTCGGAGGAGCGCCGCTTGGCCTTGGCGAAGTTGCTGATGAGGAGCCGGGGAAGGTGGCGCTGATTGTCTACACCACCGGAACCATtaatggtgttgttgttgttgtgggtgTGCTGGGAGAACTGGGAGGGCCTGCGATGAGGCACAAGCAGCAGGTTTTCTAGGCAGAGGTCGCGGTGGGTAACTCCGTACTCCTTCAGGTGCTCAAGGCCgttgcagagctgcagcaggaggaagcaTACGCGGCGCTCGTAGACCTCCGGCTGAGTTTTATGGAACGCCTGCCACTCTCGAGCGAAGTCAGCTGCCGTCTGCTGGGGGATCTCCGAAGTGATGACCACCACTCGCTCTCGGTCTACCTGCTGGCCCGGCGCAGCTGTGGACGGCTGAGGCGGCGACGGAGCCGGGGCGTTGCGCAGGGACACCTCCTCAGAGGGCAGCATGCTCTGGGGAACACAAGCGATGAAGTGTCCGCAGTCCTGCTGGAGGTTGAAGTGGGGAGGCATGGTCTGCTGCACCGACAGACAGTAGAGATGGCCCTGTTTGGCCTCCGCGGACGGACTCTTACAGATCTGTGGAGGTATATACACAGAGGGCAGATGGAGGGGGGGACATGAGGGgaagaagaaagggagagaggggaggagggagagaggaattccacacagagagagacggaaagGGAGGGGAGCCAAGAAACACAAGAAAGAAATGCTTGTTAGTGAGGGTCCAAGGTCAGCACCAATTCAGCGCCTGCTCTACCTCGAGTGAAATCTTTTTAACCCACTAGtctaatatacagtatatatatatataaatatatatatatatatatatatatataatctgttattcttttaaagctgcaggaaaacCTAAACTTTTAAGGATAAAATCTACTCAGATAAAATCAGAACATCCATCAGGTCATTGTGATGTGTTTGTCAGTAAGCTCCAGCGATTGCATATACCCACAAGGTTTATTTACCAATACCAGTGTATTTTTGTAGCTGATCTCGTATGTGTATAAAATGAGGTgataaagtggccaatcagcttCGACGAAGGTAAATGATAAAGTACATTTACTGGACCAAAATCGACATGTTCACATCGATAACGCGAAAATAGATAGAGTTATACAAACACATTCTTCGGGTTTCAGATATATTCAGGATGGCCTCATactgcattttgtgtgtgtgtgtgtgtgtgtgtgtgtgtgtgtgtgtgtgtgtgtgtgtgtgtgtgtgtgtgtgtgtgtgtgtgtgtgtgtgtgtgtgtgtgtgtgtgtgtgtgtgtgtgtgtgtgtgtgtgtgtgtgtgtgtgtgtgtgtgtgtgtgtgtgtgtgtgtgtgtgtgttggccttGACTACAGGGGTTTGTCTGGATGCAAATCCTTTCTGGAATGTAAAGATTAATCAGGCCTAAAAGATATTAAGCAAGAGCGTGGGCACCCGGGCTGTGGCACGACCGACTCCGTACAAGCCGCTGCCGCTCTGCTCACCACTAATGACTTTGGGACAAAGGTCGGTGAGACCGAATCCACACCCTTCTTCTCTCGCTGGTTGTTTACACTACTTGCCTCGGAAGATTTGCGCTGCACTGGCACCGTCCCGTCTGCAGCGCAAGAACAAACAAGATCGCAGCccgatttttttaatctcctccTCGGCTCTATCCTCACTGTCAAATCCCTGCTTAAAAAGACAGTTTACATCACCCGCTGTGCAAATCGCTCGTCTCAACAACAGGGAAGACGATCGCGGCTGAACCACGAGTTGCTCTCTTGACAACAACCTCTGACTGAAGATTAAACACGTGGCACTGCAACCAACCACTGGCCCACAACAATCTTGTTTACAATCCTTTGCCTGTTTTGAACTGAACTCACTTTTCGGAATCACGGCCACCCATGGAGCAGCTCCTGCAAATAACTTTTCAatctaaaaatatttattaaattgttaaaaCTGAATGATGACGGTGCAAAACTATGGACGTGATTCAGTTTCTCTTGAGCTTTAAAGTTTTAATCCCTTAAGATTTTCATGTAGTCAAACCCTCTTTTTTTTATGCTATTACACAATTACTTCTCTACACAATAGTTTTCCCTGGGAGAGGCCGAGTTTGTCATCGCTGTCTGGGATTCAAAATGTCAACGTACGTGCACGCGATTCACAGGAAAAGGTGAATGTATTACGTCCAGTGGGTACTTGCTCTTATCTCATTGATATTTCCTCACACTGTGTCAGAGCTGTGTTCGGTTACAGCAAATCCAAACACAgcatttcctgctgctgcttcacattaaaagtatttaactGGGTGGTGGCTTTTTCTAGTGAAACAGTCCCAGGCAACAGAACCCATTTGTCACTAAGGTGTCGTTCATCAAAATACTTCTACAGAACAAGATGTAGTCATTTTAAGTTTTGATTATTTGTAATCAACAACTTTACTGTGTCATAAGGAAAACTTCTCACGGCAAAATAGAGAAATCTTGATTCAAACTAAATGAGTTTGTTTGGTTCCACAACAAATTGACCATTACACTCATAGCTGCTGTTACCACCAGTAACCCACAGGAGTGGCAAAATCCAACAGGACTTAAGGCTGatgcatgcttctgcgttttcatgGGCCCGTAAGTGCAAGAGCCATGccgggccccttacgtgcttatgtatcccttcttacgtgcttacgtgcgtcgcccaaaTTTTCTAACTATAGACAAAGCTCCGCAAGCCTCCGCCAGCCCgcaaaggctgtgattggtctgctaactacatccttttcggagtcgcatttccggtttcatgccttataataccggcagaaacaacggaagatttagaagaaccaatatggaccaaatagaagagcggttggcagaagagatctgaaagtatgaccacttgtatagcccgtcactgactggtggttttgtccgccagaaaaaggctacgaggagccacagtcgacgaagaagaaagaagtcgtcttcgacaaaacacGTTACTCCGCATAGTGTTCTGGCGGTTAACACTCGCAACGGTTGgtgaagcatgaatgacaacgagtcctGTGCAACAGCGGCATGGAAAGccgcagacgcagttgcagaagcatgcaccGGCCTTAAGAGGTAAAGAAATGTGAATCTAAGGAGTTCTGAAAGTGAGCACGGTTTCAACAAGCATATATTTAACCAAAACACAGCTCTTAGTCGTGTGAATTCTTCTGCCCAGGTCCAACAATTGCCCTAGGAAACCACTTTTAAATGCAATGGATCTGCATTTTAATTTGGACCAAATTCCTAAACATATCttttttcatccagatccatTTAGTATTCCCTGGAAAACAGGTGAAGAAAGTCCTCCGAAAACAACAAAGATTCTTGATCTGCACCTTTGTCCCAATCTGTACCAAACTTTAATGGATTCTTTGCTCCATCATATTATTGTTGTTCCATCAAGTTtaatggaaatcagttcagtagtttttacgtaatcctgctttaaaacaaacagacgggggtgaaaacataacctcttccGCAGCAGTAATTAAGTTCACAATACAATCTTTCATTTCTAACATAGGGATGGGGATAGCTTACCTTCACAGCGTAGGAGTGGCTGGGGTCTGACGCACAGGCAGCAGAGAAGTACACAGCGTCTCCCGCGTTGCAGCTTGGCTTGTTGGACGTGAGTCTGAACAGTGACCAGTTGCTCTCCTCAAACCTAAGCGGGTTCCTCTGGGAGCGGGTGAAGTGATCCTCGCATTTCAGAGCCAAGCGCCGGAGAGACTCTGCGTACAGGCCTCCCAGTTTGGAGTACACTCCCTCTCTGCTGTCGATGTTACTCAGCAGCGTCTGGAGCTGCATGCTGGAGCCCAAATTTGCTGCCGGACCCTGTTCTGCGGAGAAGGGCACGCTGAGCTgaggggaagaggagcaggTGATGCTGCTTCGACAGTGGACGCCCAAGCGACCGTGACTCTTCAGTGACTCGTCCAGTGTCCGGGACCTCAGGGGTCGGCCTAGCGGGGCGTGACATCGCTCCAGAGACTCGTTGGAGGAGAAAATGGGCCGCGGGTCAACAGGGCTGGACGGTAGACTGGAGCGGGAGCTAATGTCAGCAGGGCGACATACATTGCTCTCTGAGCCGGTGAATGGGAGGCGCGGGTAGGCTCGGACAAAGGGCTTTCCGTTGGTGCTGTCTGGAGCTGACAAGGTGCGGTTGACCATCTTCTTCTCTGGGAGCGGCGGTGGCAGGTTACTCAGGCTGCTGAGGGAGGGCGGGAGAGGAGATCCTGGAGCTGACGCTGCTGGACTTCTGGCAAATGGAGAGGAACAAGACCTCCGCGCAGCATCCCGAAAATCTAGTcaaaaaagtcaaaaagaaCTACAATTATGGCCCTGCACTTGTAGGCCTCCGACagccagtgcagtttcagtccaCATTAATTTATTTCCCCAAACTCATATGAGCTCATTCGACAATGTTTGTCTATATTTGAAGAAACAACCTAGAGGCAGACTTGAGATTTCCTGTTTAAGAAGCCAAAAGCATGATTTGTGAagccacagtgacctttgaccaaacAAATCTGAATTCCGCACACTCAGAGACGTCAGTCTTCTAAATATGCCAATTTTTTCATTTAGATCCATGAAATTTAGCTTATAATCAAaccaacatacaaacaaatggacataaCCACCTTGTTGGAGGTAAGTCTATCAGCACGTTTGTGACCCGATTATCGAAAGTGGAAGTACATTTTCTGGTTTACAAGAGGAACAATGCTTGTgtactttaaatgttttagagGAAGAAAATACTGAAGTTAACAAGACCAAATCCATATTTCATAACTCAAACTGGCAGCTTTTCTATTGGTTGCCTTTGTGGATTCACACCATATATTCTGTTTCCACGTAGGTTTATTTCCCGTATCTGAACAGAGCACGCACACCTTAATTTTCCTCTGTGATCTCACCTGTCATCAGATTTATTAACAACatcccctctgtctctgcctaCTGCTTAACCCTGGTACAGACACATACCTTGTTTCCTCCAAATAGTTGTAAATTTCCACAATCCAGAGTTCAAGCTGACACCCAAAACATCTTCCATCCAATTATCATCCATTTGTTAATTAAAGACTTAAAGTTGGAACTTGACATTACACTAGAGGAGACAGATACTGAGATAATTGTGCGGAGCTGTCTTCAATAACTGCTTTCACAGAAGGGGGAAGAactgtaaagaagaaaaaaaaaaaaagtactccGTAGGATGTAGCCAAGCCCTTTTTCCTTCGTTATCATACTCCATAATTATCTCTTCAAACAACACAGCCcaggaagttacagcaattaCAAGCGCCTCGGCATCAAGGAGGTTTTAAAGCTGATACGTGGAGGATGacaataatttataattatGGACATATGCCAGTCATTTTGACTTGTGTCTCAGGTTCCACGACGGGCAGAAATCTACACCGGGTCAGGACAATCTGTATGTGTGCACTAccagggagaaaagagaggagataAGCTGCAATAAAACCCTGCGGCACCATTTCTGTTTTTAGTGCTGCTCAGTTTCACTCCGGACAAAGtacaccttcaaaataaaacatgatgaaaCAGCGTCTGAACAGCACGGCGCCTGAGATCCACGTTTGGCCTAGCGACTCAACCAAATAGATAGCAGACCAAATCCTAGATTCCCAATTTGTACAATGACGATTCAAACCTTAGGCTCCCTGTGCGAGTTGTTATCAGAACAAAGGGACAGAACGTGAGTGGGATTGGTTCTTACCAGTGTCAGCAGTCAGATTGTCAGTGGAGGCTGTGGGCAGGCTGGCACTGCCCAGTCCCCATGGTAATGAAGCAGTGCTCTCTGCTGACCCTTGTTGGCTGCAGCGGTCCAGCTCCATGTTGCTGCCACTCATCTTACTTGACACTCtgtaaaaagacacacacaggttcagtGACTATGATATAAGCAAAAATGCAATCAAGCAAAAGTCTGCATGTATTTATTCTGCATCTGTGTTGCCATCtgttcgtgtttgtgtgcgtcggTAGTTTGTTGTCGccatagaatttttttttttgtatcatctGTTTACAAATGTGGAACCACTCCACTTCCTCTTGACGTTTTCTTATCGGCTCCACTATGTGTCACTAGTACGTGCGAGAAACTGAGCACAGTGTACTGTTAGGATTAGTCTCACTTCCTTATTAGAGAGGACACACTTCTCGATTCAGTGTTGACTCTAACCGGCAACAAACGAGCGTCACTAAATGCCCTTAATAGCACTAGTCTAACAGATTTGCTTAATTCAGATATTGACTCTTTTATGAAACAGTAAACTGCATCATGTACTGGTCTTAAAGTGAGAGAATGTCACTTTTGCCAACCAGCATCCTCAAGTGACAATTACAGGATAATGGCACATTGGATTTGCCTACATTTCCCAAGATTCCCTGGAGTTAAAAGCCTTGAAGACACACGTTGCATTCACATGCTCCTCAGAGGGTCCTGCGcttctagtcttgatgagcgtacacagtacagttttacacacattcacacagtgcatctctgTGCAGCACTTTATCACACGTCCCTCACACACTACTAGCtgcacagccgtcaggggccatttggggttcagtgtcttgctcaaggactcTTTGGCACACAGAATTTAGGACCTGGGGGTCGAAACCCTGACCCTCTGATTAGTGGACGACTCGCTCCACTTCCTGAGTCACAGCTGCTGAGATCTGAACTCATTGCCACGAATTTGGTGTTTTCATGTGCATTGAAGTTTGATTGCAGGAAAAATATGGACGTTGTAAAAACACCTCTTTCCTTTATTTACATAGAGCAAAGAAATAGATAAATATTTCAAGACGAATGCACACTCATCATCAAAACATCTGTATCGGTTAAATATATGTTGTTATATGCTTGTGAGAGATGGATCCAGAATgtttgcaagaaacaaaatcagaaGCTCCTGTTTAGATGTTGATTGTAAAATCACGTTTATTGGTTTATAAACAATGATGGGGGCAACTCGGGaaccaaaatattttttgaCTTCTTAAGTTGTTGTTCCAACTTCATATGACGTTCACCCGGATTTTCCCAACTTGTGATTCCCATTACTCCCACATCACATGAACGCTGCAGTCTGAGTGAGGATAACTGCAGGAAATATTTCTCTATAATGAGATACAGTATGCTTCACTTTGTGATAATGATTGAAAACTTGCAACAATTTGCTAATAACTAACTACCATGAGCCACTCATAGCCTTTGTGATATTGAATTCAGCAACTGTGTTTTTTAGTTCTCGAAATTCAACTTTTCATATGTAAGATGATAATTATGTTATTTCTTCTGTCAACATTCCATATTGTCGCTTTAAtccaaaacacaatttattttccttcactGTTCAGAGGGTTTAATCCTCTTCTCAGTTTGCCTGCATGTCCACCACAATGGCCACTTCTACCCCTGCAAACTGTGCATGAGGAGACTATCTAACCAAGGTG
This genomic window contains:
- the LOC133974988 gene encoding inactive tyrosine-protein kinase PRAG1, with the protein product MSACSDFAEHVWKPGSCKNCFHPLSAHKTVGGLGGNAPVACLKISLGGDEETGVTTPSPYSKPTIAVKPTMMSLDTNESTDVNMNIEQENTKSPVERLGLKKLFDLSSLYIDSDGCNKAHRDAVQSPETKMDYNNSFTFSPLSPNILPKDSMIIGNIFVTQEEGRGSQSVKKNTNGDNRKQQSIPSGIRTTSTYNGSTVTTRDTRQGSVEIRSPVGFVPTSPTTVYSNGTISGSTTSVTTKTASTCTTFPNLTLSVDTPRYSPPSTLHSVPILSKQTSLSDSSCSYRSSTDSLPGAEGSGGRHVRPGSPQSPPAMSSPQSPPNSANGQTDSEPIYAESTKKKRRPQGNGLQTQSESPDQSKKLSCSEPELSGESQRATITVMAAHTEENNRTFYLSSPDSAVSTQCNFSPTARKDPSSPAFRWPSPSHSAPSLVTEASLSPTLHPKPQSSPPIPPKRTNRSPKLGTSSLSSSMSSPVPFPELPRLGTSSLSSSISSPVPLPELPMLFLVSAREGHFKVHTEHHSSASERWPKPHHHSSGWNCCIKEEEEDEERERKEGEKKKLASNPGTTSRVTDLVNGAAVWKEARDWKAHSSPPPMTEPGTAPPTPPNNGACQGKAGGIDAEEEGKHNSSMLAKQPLHGSSDELLAPGKEIANNEPNPPPPPPKKLHRVSSKMSGSNMELDRCSQQGSAESTASLPWGLGSASLPTASTDNLTADTDFRDAARRSCSSPFARSPAASAPGSPLPPSLSSLSNLPPPLPEKKMVNRTLSAPDSTNGKPFVRAYPRLPFTGSESNVCRPADISSRSSLPSSPVDPRPIFSSNESLERCHAPLGRPLRSRTLDESLKSHGRLGVHCRSSITCSSSPQLSVPFSAEQGPAANLGSSMQLQTLLSNIDSREGVYSKLGGLYAESLRRLALKCEDHFTRSQRNPLRFEESNWSLFRLTSNKPSCNAGDAVYFSAACASDPSHSYAVKICKSPSAEAKQGHLYCLSVQQTMPPHFNLQQDCGHFIACVPQSMLPSEEVSLRNAPAPSPPQPSTAAPGQQVDRERVVVITSEIPQQTAADFAREWQAFHKTQPEVYERRVCFLLLQLCNGLEHLKEYGVTHRDLCLENLLLVPHRRPSQFSQHTHNNNNTINGSGGVDNQRHLPRLLISNFAKAKRRSSEDAASTNVDPRTKRSHARLAPEIVSAAQYRKFDEFQTGILIYELLHQPNPFEVSPALKEQDYRCEELPPIPPVSLYSAGLQRLAQLLLQPDPIKRIHIQEAKRILQSLLWGPRKDLMEQQLERQGQGGVFVDGSRHEGLLNWLDVKRALLMMKFAERSLEPERNAELEDWLCCQYFSSAHPLSLCHTAELLYPLK